CTGAAAAGGCATATTCTGTGGTGGCTTTTTATGATGGCGCTCTATTGTCTGGATCAGGCATATGAGCAGACTGAAAGTTACTCTTTTTCTGCAGCCTTTATTTCCTTATTGGACAACTATGAGACATCAACTGGTGTAGCAGAAGTAGTGACTCCAGAAGAAATAGTTGAAAACAACCGTTTCCTTGATGCTGTCTTAGCAACACAAGTCATGAGAGTGAGTAACACAGATCTTTTTTGTCACTGAAAACACTGATTAAAAAGTAAACTGTATATATATCTTGCTTTTCTACCCTTCAGCTAGCTCATGACTatctgctgaaaaaaaacctAGCAAGGCCAAACCTTGCAGATTTCAAACATCAGCTTTATGACATCTGGTTCCAGCTCTATGCCAGGAAAGAAGGAGACAGGTATGTTGGATAGGTGTGGGCAGTGATAATCTCTCTGCTATTCTGATTTAGGTAAATGTAAGCCTGAGTGCCATCAGCCACACATAGAACTGGAAGCCAGCTTCAGAATAGCTTCAGCATGACAGAGAGTGGGTTCAGATTGGATatgaggaagaaattgttccctgtgaggatggtgaggccctggcacaggttgcccagagaagatgtggctgcctctggatccctggcagtgtccaaggccaggctggatggggctctgagcaacctgggatagtggcaggtgtccctgccatggcagggggttggaatgagatggcCTTTAACATCCCTTCCAAATCAAACCATTCTATGGCTCTATGAAGTATATAAAATGCCTATATACTACAAagtatattatttttttcttcttcattacAGACCTGATTCTTGTGGGTTTGAACATGTTTTTGTTGGAGAAACAAGGCATGGTAAAGAGATCTTAGGTTTGCACAACTGGGTGCAATTTTACCTTCAGGAAAAGCGCAACCAGATTGATTACAAGGGATACGTAGCTCGGAAGAACAAAACCAGGGTAAGAACAAGCCTTTGGGGGCCGTTGCAAGTAAAACAAATGGATCCAGAGATAAAAGTTGTAATGAAACAAGTGTAATAATGCAATCATAGGCTCAGTGTTTTGAACAGCAGTAAGTATATACAGTACATAACTGTGTATAAGAAGAATGAACAATGACATGTCTTCTGGCTTCTTTTTTTATGAAAACTACTTTAAAATGTAGTGCTAGTGTTTACAGAATTGCAACACTGCTGAGGCTTAGTTGGGATAAATGATCACGTATGCTCCAGAGGTCAGAGAAAAGATTGTGCCCAGCTAGAGCACCCAGGCACACCAAGGATGACTAAATCTTACAAAGCTCTCAAAAATCTAGAATCAGAAATTCTATCTgtccagtcacagctgtgttGGAGATAATTCTGTTGTTTCATTATGCTTTCAGCCTGATAAAGATGACCAAGTTTTGAGCATCCAGTTCAGCTGGAAGGGCTCAGTCAAGCCAGTCGGAAGCACCTTTATTGGTGTCAGCCCAGAGTTTGAATTTGCCCTTTACACAGTCATTTTCCTGCTGTCTGAAGAAAGAGTCACACGTGAAACAGTGAAGATAGATGAGTACGAGCTACAGATGGTTGTCTGGCGCCATGGGCACCACATTGGAACAGCATATCCAGTACTGCTCAGCACCACTAGTGAAGATTAGTGAGAGAGCAGGAAACTTCTTTTTTCAATTtgagggaaaggaggagtggtTGAGAGAGGAGGAATGGATGGGGGGTGGACAGGACCAGAGAGCAAAGTTAATATGTTGTTTTATACAACTAATTTCAAGTAAAAATTGATGACTCTGTCTCTTTTGGTCTGCAATGGAATGTTTAATCAGTAGTGTGTTGTGACACTGTCTGAGAAACCATGAAACATACTCCTGCTCACATTAAATTTACGTCTAAATTACATCAGTCTTCCCTTCTGCATGATAGTACTGTACTTTTCAGCAAATAATGGCATTTAGGAAAAGGTTCTATTAAAATTGATATACATATTTCTCTTAGTTTTTAGTCCCTGCATATCTAAAAATACAATAACCACACATTGCTTACACTTTACCTTCCCCACAGAAGCTTTGATTTGGCACAAGCAGAACTCCAGGATCTTTTAATCTCCTCTTCTCATTCCATAAGAGGTTAATTTCAAATACTTTATTACAATACAATGACCTGGACACACAGGGAACACATTTAGGTGAGGAGATGGTCATCAGATCCATAGCAGGCCTTAAAATGGATCTGATGACCATCTGTTTCTTTAACACAATTTTCGTATACTCCCTATGTGTTCCTGAATCACGTGGATGACAACTTCATGCTACAGGTCCTAAGAGGGCTGACTCGGAAAGATGCCCTCCCTCCTTGCTTTGTTGCTTGTCAACAGAGAGGATCTTGTGATCCTCCTGAGTGGAGATTGGCGGCTGTCTTGGCCACAGTGGCCATGAAGCCATTGAGTTTAAAATATCTGGCAACAGGAGGAAAAGTGCCAACAAAACTTCAACCCTGGACATGGGAAGAAGTGActtcaggctgctcagggaatcAGTAAGTAAAGTCCCCCggtgtagtggttttggttcatCAATTTGAGATTTTTGAAATCTTGAATTTGagattttgagaaaaaaaaattgagggtttttttttttcctcaaaatttgagatttttgaGAGTTGAGAAGTGATTTGAGAACCAACACACCTGGGAGAATGCTTTTGAAGGTCCTGGGGTCCATCAGTGCTGTGGTCACTTTTTAAGCACCAGCTCCTGAGGACACAGGAACAGGCAATTCCTAAAAATTGGAAATCACGCAGATGAGGCAGAAGGCCACCTTGGCTGAACAGGAATCTTCTTTTGGAGATAAGGTAAAAAAGGAAGGGGTATGCCCAGTGGAAGCAAGGTCAGGTGACGTGGAAGGAGTACGGAGATGCTGCTTACCACTGTAGGGGGAGAACTTGTGCTAAGGTAACCCACCCAGTTGATCCAAAAACATCAGTAGATGTAatttttttggatttcagtaaaCCTTTGGATATAATCTATCTCAGTGTGCAGCccacagctggataaacacatcATGTGATGGCTGAGCAACCTGCTCATGGGTCGAGCACAAAGAATGACATAACCTGGGTGACAGCTGACTGGCAGCCTATCACTTGTGGGGTTCTACAGGGCACTGCCTTAGGCCCCATTCTCTTAAAAATCCTCATAAAAAGCGGGAATGCAGGACAGAAAGGGATACTAAGTAAGCTTGCAGATAATACAAAAGTGGGAGAAGCTGCTGACTCCCTCAAGGGCAAagaggctctgcagagagccctGGCCACCAGTTGTGTGAAGTAAACAAAGGCAAGGGCTGGGTTCTGCATCTGGACTGGGACAAACCTGAATGTACAGACAGACtgggaatgagaggctggagagcagtgtTGTGGAAAGGGACCTAGGGGTTTGTAAAGCTCATCTCTCGGGGCCTTTTGGGTCCCATCTCACTAGTTTTGGATGCTGGCCCCTCGCAGCCTTACAAGGACAAAAGTGAAAGACTTGAGGTGCTCTTCTCATCAGGACCAAAAATCCCACAGCTTTATTGTGGAATTACTCCAGAGGGTCCAAGGGAGGGCAAGAGGACCAGAGGAAAAAGAGACCAACTGTCTGATAACAGTGATTTTAAACCCAGGGGAAGGGGGTGGAGAAGAGGGAACACAGCCAATGGGATACAAGTGATGGGAGGGACCAGGGGAGGGGGTAACCTTGGGAGAGACCTCCACCAGGGCttggtggggtgggggggaagACTGTGTGACATAAGAGGGGAATCCCATGAGGATAACAACATACTCTTCAGTGCAAAACACAGACCCCGTGCAAAACAACAGCTAAATAAActatttagtgcaatacaacagGGGTTGACAAGGCCAGTTGGACATGAGCcggcagtgccctggcagccaggagggacagccctgtcctggggcacCGGGCCCAGCATTGCTgaccaggccaggccaggccagggaggggattgtcccgctctgctctgggctggggcagcctcaccttgaaTACTGTTTGTGATTTTGGGTGCCATAATATAAGAAAGCTCTAAAGCTGCTTGAGAGTGTCTAAAGTAGGGTTttgaagatggtgaagggcctgaAGAGAAAGCCACacgaggagcagctgagggcacttggtctgttcagcctgagaAGAGCAGACTGAGGTCAGAGCTCACAGCAGTTCTGcagcttcctcatgaggggaaggggcggggcaggccctgatctctgctctgtgtgaccagggacaggacctggggaatggctggagctgggtcAGGGGAGAGGCAGGGTGGGTATCAGGggaaggttcttcccccagagggttctggggcactgaacaggctccccagggatggaCATGGCACCGAGGATGACGCTTTCATACGCAGGGCCCGATTATTGGAGTGGCCAGGGGTTAGACACAAGATGGCTGTGGGTCCATTCGTACACAGAATATTCTGTAAAAATTTGAAATGAACAGAGAGCAAGGGGTTCCTATACCTTTTGAAACATCACAaggggctgctcaggctgggATTCACACGAGGAGCCATTGGACAACACCAAGAATGGACTAGCTGAGAGATGCTGCTGAAGGAGTTCAACCTTCCCTGCAGCAACAGGTCTCGTATAGGACTGCAAGAGAGGCTGCAGTCAGGTTCTGCTGTAAATTTGAAACACAGGGGATCAGAGGCAGATATCAGCAATGTCAGGTACAGAAGCACAGAGCAGtcgcacagctgctctggggtgtaGAAAGCAACTCTGGGGAAGGTCAAAGGCACTCGGTTTCCTCCAGACTGGGGaatgtccctgcagccaagggcCCCAGGTCACACTGCACGCCTTGACAACTCTTCAGAGTCCTGCTTCATCTTTGCGTAGGTGGCAGGGCAGAACTGGGAATAGAGCtgagccagcagagcctgggacgGGATCTCTAACTTGGTCCCGTGGCTCAGTTTGTTCCATATGTGCACTGCATAGGTGTTCTTAAGGAGTTTCTGAAGCTCCAAGGCACTGATTGCCACAAACAACTTCTTCCAGTCCTGCCAGGGAATAGGATAAACAACTTCTTGGGCAAGAGCATTCACACCTTTGCAGCTCATGCTTGTGATAGTCCCAAGGGAGCACCACTTCTTGAAGACACGAGTTAGGAGCTCTGGGCCTTGGTGCCCCCAGACCCAGCCATTGTAATTCTGCACAAAGTCCTGCATGCAAAGCTCCATGAACTTGTGCTTGGCCTCAAAGGACAGAAAGGCTCCATTCAGTACACTGTCACCCTGAATGCCGAGGGCATTGGTTAGGTTCTGTAAGTTCTTAAGCACAATGAAGTCTGTATCCAGGTAGATGCCACCAAATTTCCACATGAGGACAATTCTGCAGGCATCAGAGAGTACAGCTAAAAAATGAGGCTCCTGTTGCCGCTGAGGCTGCAGGAACCACTGTGCCAGAGGTGTTCCAGAAAAGAGCTCTGTCAAGTCCAGGGGCAGGATTTCCACATTGGGGAAGCAGCTGAGCAAGGAGAAGGCCCAGTGCTTGGGCAAGGAGCCGTTCCCTTTGGCCAAGCCTTTCATGAGCACCACGACTCTTGATGCAGGGTGTGTCCTGGCTGCTGACTCCACGGAGCACGAGAACAGGTAACTTGGGGCAGTTTGCTCCGAGGTCTCCACAAAAAACACATTTCCTGCGGAAGGAGAGGGCCCACCAGCCATGTTGAGGGTAGAAGGCACATAGTGAGCACAGCTCCTATCAGCAGACAAGCAGGaggtggggctgctgctctttgggTCCTCCCCGATGCCCCAGTACAGCTTGTGGTAGGCAAGGGATACTAGAACAAAGATGAGGATAAACAGGGCACAGGTCCTGTGACTCAGCACCACCCTGGTCAGATTTAGGAGGCAGCTGGGCATCCTGAGctttctctctccagccagagcctgctctcCCGAGGCAGCCGTCATGAtctgaagggaaggaaaaaagagaaaaacctgACAGACGAGGGAGCAGAGTATGAGCCTTCCTTCACAGGTGTGTCCCACCTTCATCGCAGTGCACAGCAAACTCTGGGAACACCATTAGAGAACCCATTTGTCACCCTCTAAAACTTCAAGTCACTGTCAACACAAGACATGAGACACGTATGCAAagccctggcaggaggaaaTAGCAATAATGTTCCTTGTGACCATCCTGGAGCCCTGTCAACAGACACTGTGTGGAACTGCTGCTCACTGACAGCTGGTTATCATGAGGGGAGTTGTTTTCTCCTGATTCACAACGTGTTCTTCCCCCAAACCAAACAGAAGTCTCAGCCTTCCAGTTGTTGAGCTGGCACTCGCTGCCTTTGCAAACCaaccagctgcccctgcagagagcctggcccattGTCCATGGCAGCGTAGCCTGGCAGGACAGATGGAGAGTGGGAAAGGAATGGAtgcagggcagctcaggaggcAGATGCAGACAATACGGTCAAGAACTGCCTTTGGAAGAGGAGTTCCAAGGCTGCTTCCCAACCCTGCACAGGTCACactggctctgccctgctcagttCTCCCACTGGATCCTGCTGGTGGACAGgcattccctctgctctcctccccaTACATTCATTGCTTCTTCTGGCAAAAGGGAGGGTTGGAGTGGAAGAGATTTTTAACAAGGCAGCAACAAACAGATGAGCCAGTCTAGCTCCATCCTCAGCGTTAGCATCATCATTGCTGCCCTTGCCTCTCCTGAAATTGAggtgcagcagaagcagcaccttctgtgcccaccaCTGGGCCCCAAAGCTCAACGGGCAAGAGCACATGAAGAAGCTGTGAGGAAGGCTGTGGCTTTTAGGACCAATGGAAATGGTCTCAAGTGGTGCCAAGGGAGGTTAGAGTGCACAGTACTCAAATTTTACTCCCTGGAAGAGTTCCCAGGGACTGGCACAAGCTGCCCAAGAAAGCAGTGGagccactgtccctggaggtatttaacaGACATGTAGGTGCTGCACTTAGGAACtgggtttagtggtggacttggcagagCGGGTTTTGGGGTTGGACGCAGGCAGTCAAAGACCTCCTCCATCCTAAAGGATTCCATCATTTCTCCTGCCTCCCTGAGCTCCATCTCCAAAGCCCTACACTGCAGGACAGAAAGGTTCAGGAAACGGGAAAAGCTTTAGTCCAGCAGCTGTAGCCAAAGTGGCAGGGAACATGACAGAGCACCCAGGTGGCACGGACCCATTTGTCATTGCTCCTTGTTCACTGTGCCTGGCTCACATACGGAGCTTCCCCTGTGGCCAGAAGGGACTTGTCAGCCACACTGGGAGGCATCCAAATGTCAGAGCATGGAGCCACCACTCTGCACCaggcacagggggacagaggAGACACAGCCAATACACAAATGCTCAGCTCTGGGTCCCCAGGAAGTTTTCTCCTCCCGCACAGAAATGCCAGCATGTGCTGCCAGTGCTCCAGGCAGCCAAAGCCAGCCCACCCTGCCTTATACAGACCCCTCTATATTCCTCACCCTCGGCATTCCACAGTTGGGGTAAACCTGTGAAtaaattttttcctttgcaagCATAGGAAGAGAGAGCGGTGCAGGCCTGAGGAGAAGTTCCTGTGCAGTAGACGGGCAGGAAAGCGCCCCGTTCATCTAACCGCAAGCAAGGTTTGAGCTTGTCAGTGCATTTTGAGCAAATGGCCAAACTTTCCTCCCATCACATCTCTGTAAAGTTAGAAATACATTTCTGCCTTTGGAGCAGACAGGGCAACAATTTCAATGCTGCAATAGCCAGTTCAATTCATTTACAAAACAAATACAGGAAGCCTGGCTCTGTCACTTCCTCTGAAAACACATGTGCCATTGCAAAGAAATTGCAAACTCtactcacctgtccctgctttCAAGACACCACAGAATTTACTGCTTAGCTGGAGAAGAGTTTTAAGATGTTGGTGTATGTGTGGGCACATACAACTCTGTGTTCCGGCACTTCCTCCTACTGAAAAGAAGTGGCAAGAGGAAAAAGTCTGAATATGTGGAAAAACAATATACATGAAGGATGTGACGTCAGTCCAGTGAGTAGCTCAAAAAAAGGATGTACGTAGAGCGGCAAAAAAACCATCTAGTTATAAATgaatcattaaaaaaagaaggaatttcaGACCTCGTTGTCACTAATCTTTGAACTTTAGTCTGTGGCAGGAAaacttttgggttttgtttgttctctTATCCTTTGCTAAAATTTCCCATTGCTCacactgctgctggggctgccacaaTTACTGAGCTGAGCCTTCCACAGAGCCGCCTGCTCCCACCCCAAGCCATAAGTACAGGATGCCCTCTTGCAAACACACTCTTTTCACCAAATACTTTACTCGTTCATTAGGGAGTGCACCCTCATATGGCAGGGACGTCAGGGAAGGACTTGGCCAAATTCAGGTGTCCCTCATTCTGTGCCAGCTCCCCCTTGACCTTATGATTCAGGGAGGTTCACCTTCCCTTGCATGAGACTTGCGGGCACATTCATAAAATCCCTCCCTTATCAGTACAGCCACTAAATCCAGGGTCTATTGCAGTTCCTCCTCAGCTGCTTGAAGCAAATATTGCTCTGTAGTGTACCAgacctctctcctctcctctccccaaaTCCTTCCATGCAGGGCAGTACCATGGATGGACTCACAATGACTCTCgtcccagcacagggactcCACATCCACTCTGGGCTACCTgatccagtgtttcaccaccccCCCTTTCATTCTAATGTCCCACACTTCAAGGTGTACCCAttgtgtctcctgccatctctGCATTGAACAGAGGAGAGTCTCACTTGTGTCCttcacccacccacccaccttCAGCCAGGTGTTTCACACCCTGaacacacagcccagcctgctctAGTCCAGGGCAAGTCAGCAGAActctcccagcctctcctcatgCGCCGTGTGCTCCAGGCCCCTTCTCACCTTGGTGGCCCTTTGCCAGATTTGCTCCAGTACGGACAGGcctccctcatcctgggatTCCTGAACCAGCCCTCCAGGTGTGTCCCACCAGTGCTGAGTGGTGGGCAAGGATTTGCATTAGGGGTAGATGGATGACCCCACATCATGGACTGCCTACAACCTCAGTGGCATCTACAACTTACCAGGGGTCTGCTGGAATCCCACCCAGCAGACAGGAGACACTCCAGGAGGTTCCTGGAGCACGTGGAAGAGAACTTGCTGACACAGGTGGTAGGCGAGCCCACCTGGGGAGGTGTCCCAGGGGATCTCCTCTTTGCAAACAAAGGAGCACTGGAGGGAGGTGAAGTTGCCTGAGGCCATCTTGGGTACAGTGACCATGAAAGGATTTGATCCCAGTTCTCGGTGAAGGGAGGGAAGATGGAGGAAAGGGGTCAGCGAAACTACTGCCTTGGATTTGTGGAGGACAGGCTTTGGTCTGTTTGGACCATGGGTTGAGAAAATCCCTTGGGAGGCAGTCCTGAGGGGCCAGGGAGCCCAGGAGGGTGGAGGTTCCTCAGGAAGCAGATCATAGAGGTGGAGAAGGAGCCAATTGCAATGTGCTGGAAGCTGGTTCAGGGAAGGCTGGCTTGGTTAAACAGCAAGCTGCCACTGGGGCTCAGGGAAGAACAGAGAGTTTAGCAGCTCTGGAAGAAGGGTCAGGCAACTCAGGAACACGACAAGGATGTCAGGAAAGTAATCAGAGAGACGAACTGGAAAGGTAAAAGTTCAGCTAGAAGTCAATCTGGCCACCAGCATAAAAGTTAAGAAAGAAATGCTTTTCCAAATGCATTAATACCAAAAAGAGGCCAAGGAGATTCTCCATCCTTTATTGCACGTTGGGGTGGAAACATAACATGACCTCcagggatgaggaaaaggctgaggcACTCAATGCATTCTTGACGTCAGCCTTTAACCAAAAGCCCAGTTAGCCTCCACACATCCAGCCCCATGAGGGAGAAGACAGAAACAGGGAGCAGAACAACGTCCCCTCTCTGCAGGAGCAAGCTGTCAGTGAGCTGCCGTGCTGCCCAGACATGCACAAGTCTAGGCAGATGCCATTcttctgctgggagctggtgaAGCAGCCCACAAAGTCTCCAGTTTATCAGCAGTCTCCATCGTTTATCAGCAGTCCTGGTGaactggagagctgctgggtgacTGGAGGTTGTCCAATGTGACATCCCTCTTGGAGAAGGCTTGGAAGGACAGCTGGGGGAACCAGAGTCCTGTTAGCCTGACCTCGTTGCCTGGGAAGGGTATGGACCAGATTACCTGGAGTGCAATGGCACCCTGTGTGCTGCACCACTGGGGCATCAGGCCCAGCCAGCACAAGTTCAGGCAGGTCCTGCTTGACTGACCC
This region of Zonotrichia albicollis isolate bZonAlb1 chromosome 4, bZonAlb1.hap1, whole genome shotgun sequence genomic DNA includes:
- the LOC102065265 gene encoding poly(U)-specific endoribonuclease isoform X1 — its product is MASGKTLNNELSKLFNEMWDADVHRLRPGRDYTIDVQGKAGPAQQGDTAVQDNAARHLFHNVNEERLRSIKTFATFISLLDNYETSTGVAEVVTPEEIVENNRFLDAVLATQVMRLAHDYLLKKNLARPNLADFKHQLYDIWFQLYARKEGDRPDSCGFEHVFVGETRHGKEILGLHNWVQFYLQEKRNQIDYKGYVARKNKTRPDKDDQVLSIQFSWKGSVKPVGSTFIGVSPEFEFALYTVIFLLSEERVTRETVKIDEYELQMVVWRHGHHIGTAYPVLLSTTSED
- the LOC102065265 gene encoding poly(U)-specific endoribonuclease isoform X2; amino-acid sequence: MSEGKAGPAQQGDTAVQDNAARHLFHNVNEERLRSIKTFATFISLLDNYETSTGVAEVVTPEEIVENNRFLDAVLATQVMRLAHDYLLKKNLARPNLADFKHQLYDIWFQLYARKEGDRPDSCGFEHVFVGETRHGKEILGLHNWVQFYLQEKRNQIDYKGYVARKNKTRPDKDDQVLSIQFSWKGSVKPVGSTFIGVSPEFEFALYTVIFLLSEERVTRETVKIDEYELQMVVWRHGHHIGTAYPVLLSTTSED
- the LOC106629206 gene encoding lactosylceramide 4-alpha-galactosyltransferase, giving the protein MTAASGEQALAGERKLRMPSCLLNLTRVVLSHRTCALFILIFVLVSLAYHKLYWGIGEDPKSSSPTSCLSADRSCAHYVPSTLNMAGGPSPSAGNVFFVETSEQTAPSYLFSCSVESAARTHPASRVVVLMKGLAKGNGSLPKHWAFSLLSCFPNVEILPLDLTELFSGTPLAQWFLQPQRQQEPHFLAVLSDACRIVLMWKFGGIYLDTDFIVLKNLQNLTNALGIQGDSVLNGAFLSFEAKHKFMELCMQDFVQNYNGWVWGHQGPELLTRVFKKWCSLGTITSMSCKGVNALAQEVVYPIPWQDWKKLFVAISALELQKLLKNTYAVHIWNKLSHGTKLEIPSQALLAQLYSQFCPATYAKMKQDSEELSRRAV